A genomic stretch from Candidatus Angelobacter sp. includes:
- a CDS encoding efflux RND transporter permease subunit: MNFSSFFIRRPIFAGVLSTLIFLVGLIAMWKLPISEYPEVVPPTIVVRATYPGANPKTIAETVASPLEQAVNGVEDSLYMFSQATGDGVMTLTVTFKLGTDVDKAQVQVQNRVSQALPKLPEEVRRLGVITVKQSPDLTMVVHLFSPNGRYDEVYLRNYATLQVKDVLARIPGAGDVEVFGSGDYAMRVWLNPDKISARNLTASDVVGAIREQNVQVAAGAIGQQPVSSPVNFELQINAKGRLISTEEFGQIIVKTGPNGEKTLLKDVARIELSAGSYALRSLLDNKTAVALPIFQTPGANALELSARVRSTMERLKSNFPSGVDYSVVYDPTVFVRHSIEAVVHTLLEAILLVVIVVILFLQTWRASIIPLAAVPVSLVGTFAVMLALGFSINNLSLFGLVLAIGIVVDDAIVVVENVERNIALGLSPVDAAKRAMSEVTSPIIATALVLCAVFVPTAFISGLTGQFYKQFAITIAISTVISAINSLTLSPALCAVLLRDHQAPKDRFARGMEKLFGWFFRPFNRAFAWSGNKYSAGVGTVLRKSAVALIVYGGLVLLTGWSFNKVPTGFVPTQDK, encoded by the coding sequence ATGAACTTTTCCAGTTTCTTCATCCGCCGCCCGATTTTTGCGGGCGTGCTTTCGACCCTCATTTTCCTTGTCGGGCTGATCGCGATGTGGAAGTTGCCGATCAGCGAATACCCGGAGGTCGTTCCGCCCACCATCGTCGTCCGCGCGACATATCCGGGCGCCAACCCAAAAACCATCGCCGAGACCGTCGCCTCGCCACTGGAGCAGGCCGTCAACGGCGTGGAGGATTCGCTCTACATGTTTTCACAGGCCACGGGCGACGGCGTGATGACGTTGACCGTGACGTTCAAGCTGGGCACGGATGTCGACAAGGCGCAGGTGCAGGTGCAGAACCGCGTGTCGCAAGCGCTGCCCAAATTGCCCGAGGAAGTCCGCCGGCTTGGCGTAATAACCGTCAAGCAGTCACCCGACCTGACGATGGTCGTCCATTTATTCTCGCCCAATGGCCGCTACGACGAGGTCTATCTCCGCAACTATGCGACCCTGCAGGTAAAGGACGTGCTCGCGCGCATCCCCGGCGCGGGCGACGTGGAAGTCTTCGGCTCGGGCGATTACGCCATGCGCGTCTGGCTCAACCCGGATAAGATCTCGGCTCGAAATCTCACGGCGAGCGACGTCGTCGGCGCCATCCGCGAGCAGAATGTGCAGGTTGCCGCGGGCGCGATCGGGCAGCAGCCGGTCAGTTCACCGGTGAACTTTGAATTACAGATCAACGCAAAGGGACGGCTGATTTCAACGGAGGAATTCGGCCAGATCATTGTGAAGACCGGGCCGAACGGTGAAAAAACCCTGCTCAAGGACGTTGCCCGCATCGAACTCAGCGCGGGCAGTTACGCGTTGCGTTCACTGCTCGACAACAAAACGGCCGTCGCTCTGCCCATTTTTCAAACTCCCGGCGCCAATGCGCTGGAACTTTCTGCAAGGGTCCGCAGCACGATGGAGAGATTGAAAAGCAACTTCCCGAGCGGCGTGGATTACTCGGTGGTTTACGATCCGACCGTTTTCGTGCGGCATTCGATTGAGGCCGTGGTTCACACCCTGCTCGAAGCCATTCTGCTCGTCGTGATCGTCGTCATCCTTTTTCTTCAGACGTGGCGCGCCTCGATCATCCCGCTCGCCGCCGTGCCCGTGTCGCTCGTTGGAACCTTCGCCGTCATGCTGGCGCTCGGATTTTCCATCAACAACCTTTCGCTGTTCGGCCTGGTGCTGGCCATCGGCATCGTGGTGGACGACGCCATCGTCGTCGTCGAAAACGTCGAGCGCAACATCGCGCTCGGCCTGTCGCCGGTGGACGCCGCGAAACGGGCCATGAGCGAAGTCACCAGTCCGATCATCGCCACCGCGCTCGTGCTCTGCGCCGTGTTCGTGCCGACGGCGTTCATCAGCGGACTTACGGGTCAGTTCTATAAACAGTTCGCCATCACCATCGCGATCTCGACGGTCATCTCGGCGATCAATTCCCTGACGCTTTCGCCCGCGCTGTGCGCGGTGCTGCTCAGGGATCATCAGGCGCCGAAAGACCGGTTCGCGCGTGGCATGGAAAAATTGTTCGGCTGGTTCTTCCGCCCGTTCAACCGCGCCTTCGCCTGGTCGGGCAACAAATACTCCGCCGGCGTCGGCACGGTTCTGCGCAAGAGCGCCGTCGCCTTGATTGTTTATGGCGGGCTGGTGCTCCTCACCGGCTGGAGCTTCAACAAGGTGCCGACCGGCTTCGTGCCGACGCAGGACAAGCA